In the genome of Syntrophorhabdaceae bacterium, one region contains:
- a CDS encoding CoA-transferase, which produces MGDKSEISDKLMDLKEAVKRFIKDGSQIVLGGFTVVRNPMAISYEIIRQGIKDLHIVCHSHGQALDVLIGAGCVKRLEIAYGGNGRYAPTCIRFKKAIQKGEIEFEDYSNYQMSLRFLAGALSIPFIPTKSGLGSDLLNYEGFSKEIRKERKVARKKLEVIQNPFSEDKDDVVLLPALNPDVALIHAQYVGDDGTVRIKGLTFADIEQAKSADTVIVTCEEIVPRSFIRLDPDQNSLPPFFVDAIVKLPYGAHPTGCFGFYDYDPKHLNMYRVFANDDGKFKEYLDEWIYGVKTHEEYVNKVGGEMLVKIKANPVLGYAVGLDRR; this is translated from the coding sequence ATGGGGGATAAATCAGAGATTTCCGATAAACTGATGGATCTAAAGGAGGCAGTGAAGAGATTCATAAAAGATGGCAGTCAGATTGTCCTTGGGGGTTTTACAGTTGTAAGGAACCCAATGGCAATTTCCTACGAGATCATAAGACAGGGTATAAAAGATTTGCATATTGTATGCCATTCCCATGGACAGGCACTGGATGTGTTAATAGGTGCAGGGTGTGTTAAAAGGCTTGAGATTGCTTATGGCGGAAACGGCAGATATGCCCCTACCTGTATAAGATTTAAAAAGGCAATCCAGAAAGGTGAGATAGAATTCGAGGACTATTCTAACTACCAGATGAGTCTCAGGTTTCTTGCAGGGGCATTGAGCATACCTTTTATCCCAACAAAATCAGGCCTCGGATCAGACCTATTAAATTATGAAGGGTTCTCAAAGGAGATAAGGAAAGAAAGAAAGGTGGCAAGGAAAAAATTAGAGGTGATACAGAATCCCTTTTCAGAAGATAAGGATGATGTAGTACTTCTGCCTGCCCTTAATCCAGATGTTGCCCTCATCCATGCCCAGTATGTAGGCGACGATGGCACTGTCCGCATAAAAGGGCTCACTTTTGCAGATATAGAACAGGCAAAGTCTGCAGATACTGTCATAGTAACATGTGAGGAGATTGTCCCGCGTTCATTCATAAGGCTTGACCCAGACCAGAATTCACTACCGCCATTTTTTGTGGATGCCATTGTAAAACTGCCTTATGGAGCCCACCCTACAGGATGTTTTGGTTTTTATGATTATGACCCTAAACATCTGAACATGTATAGGGTATTTGCCAATGATGATGGTAAATTCAAAGAGTATCTTGATGAATGGATATATGGTGTAAAAACCCATGAAGAATATGTCAATAAAGTAGGGGGCGAAATGCTTGTGAAGATTAAGGCAAATCCTGTCCTTGGTTATGCAGTAGGTCTGGACAGGAGATAA
- a CDS encoding CoA-transferase encodes MALEYSDNEMMAISAGRFIKDGDIVFAGTGVSMLAATAAKRIYAPKAVIFFETGGIDPTLDEIPMAVSDLRVMSGTCLNSGLIEAFSIVGHRKLHTIAFLGAAQIDKYGNLNTTVIGNYHKPKTRFSGSGGACDVASFASGVITFMQHEKRRFVERLDYLTSVGWYKGGDSRQKLGLKRGGALAVVTNLGVMRFDDNTKEMYLDEYYPGVTIENIIENTGFEIDVSKAKEAKAPTELELLILRNEVDPQRLICKA; translated from the coding sequence ATGGCTTTAGAATATTCAGATAATGAAATGATGGCAATCAGCGCAGGGCGTTTCATAAAAGACGGTGATATTGTATTTGCAGGGACAGGGGTCTCTATGCTTGCTGCAACTGCTGCAAAGAGGATATATGCACCAAAGGCCGTTATATTTTTTGAAACAGGTGGAATAGACCCCACTCTTGATGAGATACCCATGGCAGTGTCAGACCTTCGGGTCATGAGCGGAACATGCCTTAATTCAGGACTCATTGAGGCATTCTCTATTGTGGGGCACAGAAAACTCCATACCATAGCATTCTTAGGTGCTGCCCAGATAGATAAATATGGAAATCTCAATACCACTGTAATAGGGAATTACCACAAACCAAAAACAAGATTTTCAGGTAGCGGTGGTGCCTGCGATGTGGCATCATTTGCATCAGGGGTCATAACATTTATGCAACATGAAAAGAGGAGGTTCGTAGAAAGACTCGACTATCTCACCAGTGTTGGCTGGTATAAAGGAGGCGATTCAAGACAAAAACTCGGGCTTAAACGAGGTGGTGCCCTTGCTGTGGTTACAAATCTCGGGGTTATGCGTTTTGATGATAATACAAAAGAAATGTATCTCGATGAATACTACCCTGGTGTAACCATAGAAAATATAATAGAAAATACAGGCTTTGAGATAGATGTATCAAAGGCAAAAGAAGCTAAAGCTCCAACAGAACTGGAACTCCTCATATTGAGAAATGAGGTTGACCCCCAGAGACTCATCTGCAAGGCATGA
- a CDS encoding YggT family protein — protein sequence MFVFGNFMTTIASILNMVLDLYFWIIFIRAIMSWFNPNPYNPIVRTIYRLVDPITYKISRIIPTRIGMVDISPFILMLIIIFLQKFVVKTLFDMGLRMG from the coding sequence ATGTTTGTATTTGGAAATTTTATGACTACAATAGCATCCATCTTGAATATGGTCCTTGACCTATATTTCTGGATAATCTTTATAAGGGCGATTATGTCGTGGTTTAATCCTAATCCATATAACCCCATTGTTAGAACAATCTATAGGCTTGTAGACCCAATAACATATAAGATCTCAAGGATTATACCCACAAGAATTGGCATGGTGGATATATCACCTTTCATTTTGATGCTCATTATAATATTCTTGCAAAAATTTGTTGTAAAGACCTTATTTGATATGGGCCTTAGGATGGGTTGA
- the mtaB gene encoding tRNA (N(6)-L-threonylcarbamoyladenosine(37)-C(2))-methylthiotransferase MtaB, translating to MNFFLKTTGCRANQWDSYIISNRLIESGYEPSEITDAHFCIINACTLTENAERDIKRFINQCRKKNPYAKIIIAGCHAQMYPEHHYGADLIIGTRERFDLPEYIQLNGIIRCDNDPVFIEKASIQDIQQGKTRFFFKIQDGCDRFCTYCVVPFTRGRPRSRESQEVLEAIKILKEKGVKEVVLTGIELSAYRDKEKGIDLKRLLKLMEDSETPERIRLSSIDPLYIDDEFIEILRDSKKIAKSIHISVQSFSDKILSLMSRHYTRDYLVDIINRLINKINDIGIGIDIIAGFPSEDEDDFMNTYNTIDSLGIYYLHIFSFSPREKTKAASMSHQVPLKIKKDRVKRLKSLDIKKRLSFFERFIDKKAVIIPEGKVYKGNLMRGYTDNYIPVYLHYKKTLENRLTEVKIRGLESGILMAQGI from the coding sequence ATGAATTTTTTCCTGAAGACAACAGGCTGTAGGGCAAATCAATGGGATTCTTACATAATATCCAATAGATTAATAGAAAGTGGATATGAACCCTCTGAAATAACAGATGCCCATTTTTGCATCATAAATGCCTGCACATTGACGGAAAATGCTGAAAGGGACATAAAGAGATTCATAAACCAGTGCAGGAAAAAGAATCCATATGCCAAAATCATCATAGCAGGTTGCCACGCCCAGATGTATCCTGAGCATCACTATGGTGCAGACCTTATAATCGGCACAAGAGAAAGATTTGACCTCCCCGAATATATTCAATTAAACGGCATTATAAGATGTGACAATGATCCAGTTTTTATTGAAAAGGCATCTATCCAGGATATTCAGCAAGGAAAGACCCGTTTTTTTTTCAAGATACAGGATGGATGTGATAGATTCTGCACATATTGTGTGGTTCCATTCACAAGGGGCAGACCAAGGAGCAGGGAGTCTCAAGAGGTCCTTGAGGCAATAAAAATCCTCAAAGAAAAAGGTGTAAAAGAGGTAGTATTGACAGGCATAGAATTATCTGCCTACAGAGATAAAGAAAAAGGGATTGATCTAAAGAGATTATTGAAACTCATGGAAGATTCAGAGACACCTGAAAGGATAAGGTTGAGCTCTATTGACCCTTTGTATATAGATGATGAATTTATTGAGATTTTGAGAGATTCAAAAAAGATAGCAAAGAGCATCCACATATCGGTTCAGAGTTTTTCTGATAAAATCCTTAGTCTAATGTCAAGGCATTATACCAGAGATTATCTTGTTGACATAATCAACAGGCTAATAAACAAGATTAATGACATAGGGATAGGCATAGACATTATAGCAGGTTTTCCCTCTGAGGATGAAGATGATTTTATGAATACTTACAATACCATTGATTCCCTGGGTATATACTATCTCCACATCTTTTCTTTTTCTCCAAGAGAAAAGACAAAGGCTGCTTCTATGTCCCATCAAGTCCCTTTGAAGATCAAAAAAGACAGGGTAAAGAGGCTAAAATCCCTTGACATAAAAAAAAGACTATCTTTTTTTGAGAGATTTATAGATAAAAAGGCAGTGATCATCCCTGAAGGAAAGGTTTATAAAGGCAATCTTATGCGTGGTTACACAGACAATTATATTCCGGTATATCTACATTATAAAAAAACACTTGAAAATAGATTAACAGAGGTTAAAATAAGGGGATTGGAGAGTGGGATCTTAATGGCTCAAGGGATATGA
- the argJ gene encoding bifunctional glutamate N-acetyltransferase/amino-acid acetyltransferase ArgJ yields MIKGIKFSGVASGIKAEGLDLGIVVSDDDLNCLAVYTRNAVKAGHILYNRALKTKAVRAILVNSGCANACTGKKGIEDLGKIAQAVSGALNIEKKSILFASTGVIGKRLPTQKIISSIPGLLKSLDENNIELFARAIMTTDTFPKIARFNFNGKKEYKIIGIAKGSGMINPLFATMLVFIFTDFPVPAQRFARDFKYAVKGSFERITVDGECSTNDTVMLFSKKSGEDEEAIGLFIEGINKVMKDLSLMLVKDGEGATRVIHITVKGAKKKDYAERIARRIAISPLSKTAFFGCDPNWGRFMAAAGDAGVPLNPGKVDIILQGEVLAKAGLEVPFDEMRLKEIMNRKEIELVIDLHDGRSSFDIYTTDLTYDYIKINASYRS; encoded by the coding sequence ATGATAAAAGGGATAAAATTTTCTGGCGTTGCATCAGGGATAAAAGCAGAGGGCCTTGATCTGGGGATTGTGGTATCTGATGATGATTTAAACTGTCTTGCTGTTTATACGCGAAATGCTGTTAAGGCAGGCCATATATTATATAACAGGGCGTTAAAAACCAAGGCTGTCAGGGCAATCCTGGTAAATAGCGGATGTGCCAATGCGTGCACAGGGAAAAAAGGTATAGAGGATTTAGGCAAAATAGCCCAAGCAGTGTCAGGGGCTTTAAATATTGAGAAAAAATCTATTTTATTTGCCTCTACAGGTGTTATCGGCAAGAGGCTTCCAACCCAAAAGATAATCTCATCTATACCTGGTTTATTAAAAAGCCTTGATGAAAACAATATAGAATTATTTGCCCGGGCTATCATGACAACGGATACATTTCCAAAGATTGCAAGATTTAATTTCAATGGCAAAAAAGAATATAAAATTATTGGTATAGCCAAGGGCTCAGGCATGATAAATCCCCTTTTTGCCACCATGCTTGTATTTATCTTTACTGATTTCCCTGTGCCTGCCCAAAGGTTTGCAAGAGATTTCAAATATGCTGTCAAAGGTTCTTTTGAGAGGATAACGGTGGATGGAGAGTGCAGCACCAATGACACGGTCATGCTTTTTTCTAAAAAATCAGGAGAGGATGAGGAAGCAATAGGATTATTCATAGAAGGCATAAATAAGGTAATGAAAGACCTTTCCCTTATGCTGGTTAAAGATGGCGAGGGTGCAACCCGTGTCATCCATATTACAGTAAAGGGCGCAAAGAAAAAGGATTATGCAGAGAGGATAGCAAGGAGGATTGCCATATCACCCCTGTCAAAAACCGCTTTTTTCGGATGCGACCCTAACTGGGGAAGATTTATGGCAGCAGCAGGTGATGCTGGTGTCCCTTTGAATCCAGGAAAGGTAGATATAATTCTCCAGGGCGAGGTCTTGGCCAAGGCCGGATTAGAAGTGCCTTTTGATGAGATGAGACTTAAAGAAATCATGAACAGAAAAGAAATTGAATTGGTAATTGACCTCCACGATGGCAGGTCTTCCTTTGATATATATACAACAGACCTAACATACGATTATATAAAGATAAACGCATCTTACAGAAGCTAA
- the secA gene encoding preprotein translocase subunit SecA: MFGNILKKIVGTKNERELKRIQPIVDRTNSLEEGIKKLSDQELSSMTSIFKERIERGEDLDSILPEAFAVVREAARRTINMRHFDVQLIGGVVLHEGKIAEMATGEGKTLVATLPVYLNALTGEGVHVVTVNDYLAKRDAEWMGPVYKFLGLSVGVILNPLDDPERKEAYACDITYGTNNEFGFDYLRDNMKYSPDECVQRGFNYAIVDEVDSILIDEARTPLIISGPAEESTDKYYKINRLIYQLKKDKDFMIDEKTRSAYLTEEGVAKIEKLIKIDNLYDPKHVDLLHHVNQALKAHNLFKRDVDYIVKDGKVIIVDEFTGRLMDGRRYSDGLHQALEAKENVKIERENQTLATITFQNYFRMYKKLAGMTGTADTEAVEFKKIYNLDVVVIPTNRPLIRTNYPDVVYRTEKEKFRAVVREIEDLYKTGRPVLVGTLSIDKSERLSEMLKRKGVPHHVLNAKNHEREAEIVAQAGRKKAVTISTNMAGRGTDILLGGNPVFLAMTMCKGQKGTEEYEKALIEARKICEKEKEEVIALGGLHILGTERHESRRIDNQLRGRAGRQGDPGSSRFYVSLEDEIMRLFGSERVSPLLAKLGMEEDMPIEHPFITKAIESAQTRVEGHNFEIRKYLLEYDNVMNKQRETVYGMRREMMANGDIRDQIYEMIEEICESIVNESAPEKAYPEEWDFTTIKNRIYEIFFFQIDFGEMDYKTITKAGFIDLVKEKVFGVYENKIKQFGEEEMRALEAFIALNSLDTHWKEHLLALDHLKEGIGLRGYGQKDPLREYQRESFDLFLDMLEKVKIDTLRKLFAVQPAKAELTHEAPVMFTNLGGDSSGMQREKISRNAPCPCGSGKKYKRCCGREARK; encoded by the coding sequence ATGTTTGGAAATATCTTAAAAAAGATTGTTGGAACTAAAAATGAGAGGGAACTAAAAAGGATCCAGCCCATTGTGGACAGGACAAATTCCCTTGAAGAAGGCATTAAAAAGCTATCAGACCAGGAATTAAGCAGTATGACCTCAATTTTTAAGGAGAGGATAGAAAGAGGAGAAGACCTGGATTCAATACTTCCAGAAGCATTTGCAGTTGTCAGAGAGGCAGCGAGAAGGACAATAAACATGAGGCACTTTGATGTCCAGCTCATCGGTGGTGTTGTCCTTCATGAAGGTAAGATAGCAGAGATGGCAACAGGTGAAGGCAAGACCCTTGTGGCAACACTACCTGTTTATCTTAATGCACTTACAGGGGAAGGCGTCCATGTAGTAACTGTAAATGATTATCTTGCAAAAAGAGACGCCGAGTGGATGGGTCCTGTATATAAATTTCTCGGGCTATCTGTTGGTGTCATATTAAACCCCCTTGATGACCCTGAACGCAAAGAGGCATATGCTTGTGATATAACTTATGGGACAAACAATGAATTCGGTTTTGATTATCTAAGGGACAATATGAAATATAGCCCTGATGAGTGTGTCCAAAGGGGCTTTAACTATGCCATAGTGGATGAAGTAGACAGTATCCTCATTGATGAGGCAAGAACACCCCTAATTATTTCCGGTCCTGCAGAGGAATCAACGGACAAATATTATAAGATAAACCGATTGATATATCAGCTTAAAAAAGACAAAGATTTCATGATAGATGAGAAGACAAGGAGCGCATATCTTACAGAAGAAGGTGTTGCAAAGATAGAAAAGCTCATAAAAATAGACAATCTCTATGATCCTAAACATGTTGACCTGTTACACCATGTAAACCAGGCATTAAAGGCACATAATCTTTTCAAGAGGGATGTGGACTACATAGTAAAAGATGGAAAGGTAATCATTGTAGATGAATTTACAGGCAGGCTCATGGATGGAAGGCGTTATAGTGATGGCCTCCATCAGGCACTGGAAGCAAAAGAGAATGTGAAGATAGAAAGGGAAAATCAAACCCTTGCCACAATAACATTCCAGAATTACTTCAGGATGTATAAAAAGCTTGCAGGCATGACAGGCACAGCAGATACAGAGGCAGTGGAGTTCAAAAAGATATATAACCTTGATGTGGTTGTCATACCTACCAATAGACCACTTATCAGAACAAACTATCCTGATGTGGTTTACAGGACAGAAAAAGAGAAGTTCAGAGCTGTAGTAAGAGAGATAGAAGACCTATATAAAACAGGGAGACCTGTGCTTGTGGGAACCCTCTCTATAGACAAATCAGAACGTCTTTCAGAGATGTTGAAACGTAAGGGTGTCCCCCACCATGTATTAAATGCAAAGAATCATGAGAGAGAGGCAGAGATAGTTGCCCAGGCAGGTAGAAAAAAGGCAGTTACCATATCCACAAACATGGCAGGCAGGGGCACAGACATACTTTTAGGGGGTAACCCTGTGTTCCTCGCCATGACTATGTGTAAAGGCCAAAAAGGAACTGAAGAATACGAGAAGGCATTGATTGAAGCAAGAAAGATATGCGAAAAGGAAAAGGAAGAAGTAATAGCCTTGGGAGGTCTCCATATACTTGGGACAGAGAGACACGAGTCAAGGAGAATCGATAACCAGTTGAGGGGTAGAGCAGGTAGGCAGGGTGACCCAGGTTCATCAAGATTCTATGTATCCCTCGAGGATGAGATTATGAGGCTTTTCGGGTCTGAAAGGGTATCGCCGCTCCTTGCAAAGCTCGGTATGGAAGAGGATATGCCCATTGAGCATCCGTTTATCACTAAAGCCATTGAAAGCGCCCAGACAAGGGTCGAAGGACATAACTTCGAGATAAGAAAATATCTCCTGGAATATGACAATGTCATGAACAAACAGAGAGAGACTGTTTACGGAATGAGAAGGGAGATGATGGCAAATGGTGATATAAGGGATCAAATATATGAGATGATAGAGGAGATATGTGAATCCATAGTAAACGAGTCTGCCCCGGAAAAGGCATACCCTGAAGAGTGGGATTTTACAACCATAAAAAACAGGATATATGAGATATTCTTCTTCCAGATCGATTTTGGAGAAATGGATTATAAGACCATTACAAAAGCAGGATTTATAGATTTGGTAAAAGAAAAGGTCTTTGGGGTCTATGAGAATAAGATTAAACAATTCGGCGAAGAGGAGATGAGGGCGCTTGAGGCATTCATAGCCCTTAATTCCCTTGATACGCACTGGAAAGAGCACCTACTTGCCCTGGATCACCTCAAAGAAGGTATAGGGCTCAGAGGATATGGACAGAAAGACCCTTTAAGGGAATATCAAAGAGAGAGCTTTGATCTATTCCTTGATATGCTTGAAAAGGTTAAGATAGATACATTGAGAAAGCTTTTTGCAGTGCAGCCTGCAAAGGCAGAACTAACCCATGAGGCCCCTGTTATGTTTACCAACCTGGGAGGAGATTCATCGGGTATGCAAAGGGAGAAGATAAGCAGAAATGCGCCATGTCCATGTGGTAGTGGCAAGAAATACAAGAGGTGTTGCGGAAGAGAGGCAAGAAAATAG
- a CDS encoding HAD family hydrolase, with translation MISVSIPGWGDLNIEYLVVDYNGTCAFDGKIKEQARDLMEKISRYIKVFIITSDTYGNIDNEVNTIGFSIIKVNKEESGAEKARIVRELGPEKVAAVGNGANDAMMLKEAALGIGIIGEEGCANSVLKEADLITKDINDALNILLHPERLVATLRS, from the coding sequence ATGATTAGTGTTTCTATTCCAGGCTGGGGTGATTTAAATATTGAATATCTTGTGGTAGATTATAATGGAACATGTGCCTTTGATGGAAAGATAAAAGAACAGGCACGGGATTTAATGGAGAAGATTTCGAGATATATCAAGGTGTTTATAATAACATCTGATACATATGGCAATATAGATAATGAGGTAAATACTATTGGCTTTAGTATAATAAAGGTTAATAAAGAAGAAAGCGGAGCTGAAAAGGCAAGGATTGTAAGGGAATTGGGACCTGAGAAGGTAGCGGCTGTTGGAAATGGGGCAAATGATGCAATGATGTTGAAGGAGGCGGCCCTTGGCATAGGTATTATTGGTGAAGAGGGATGCGCAAACTCAGTTTTGAAAGAGGCAGACCTTATAACTAAGGATATAAATGATGCGTTAAATATACTTTTACATCCTGAACGTCTTGTGGCAACATTGAGAAGTTAA
- a CDS encoding DUF177 domain-containing protein, with the protein MIIKLSDIEDSLTLKGDMEDFRFSSDYRLSSPLHYEFSLKRFKNRIKVRGLIGCMIILTCSRCLEEFSYLINARFDFDLLSYDSAPNIEELELKRDEMDVYYYEGGEIELEPLINEEIMLNIPIKPLCRESCKGLCPICGTNQNYGQCLCKKDIDTLLGEKLKNFLIQ; encoded by the coding sequence ATGATTATTAAATTATCAGACATAGAGGATAGCCTCACTCTAAAGGGAGACATGGAGGATTTTAGATTCAGCAGTGACTATAGGCTTTCATCACCCCTGCATTATGAATTCAGTCTGAAGAGGTTTAAAAACAGGATAAAGGTAAGGGGTTTGATAGGCTGTATGATAATACTCACATGCAGTAGGTGCCTTGAAGAGTTTAGCTATCTAATAAATGCAAGATTCGACTTTGACCTCTTATCTTATGATAGCGCACCAAATATAGAGGAGCTTGAACTCAAAAGGGATGAGATGGATGTCTATTATTACGAAGGTGGCGAGATTGAGCTTGAGCCCCTTATAAACGAAGAGATAATGCTCAATATACCTATTAAGCCTCTATGCAGAGAATCTTGCAAGGGACTCTGTCCTATATGCGGAACAAATCAAAATTATGGACAGTGCCTTTGTAAAAAAGATATAGATACGCTTCTTGGAGAAAAGCTTAAAAATTTTTTAATACAATAA
- the rpmF gene encoding 50S ribosomal protein L32, translating to MPVPKRKTSQSRRDKRRTHYKAKPVNVVLCPNCKEPSLPHTVCSKCGYYKGRQVLKLEEI from the coding sequence ATGCCTGTTCCAAAGAGAAAGACATCCCAATCAAGAAGGGATAAGAGAAGAACCCATTATAAGGCTAAGCCTGTCAATGTTGTGCTTTGCCCTAATTGTAAGGAGCCGTCACTCCCACATACAGTCTGCTCGAAATGCGGGTATTATAAAGGAAGACAGGTTCTTAAATTAGAAGAAATTTAG
- the plsX gene encoding phosphate acyltransferase PlsX produces MVKIALDCMGGDFAPQVIVKGAELAARDNMAELVLVGDEDAIKSSLGISKGIEIVHTTSSVEMCESPSTAIRKKRDSSMNKAFELVKARYADAVVTAGNSGAAMAFAIFTLGRLPSVDRPAIATLHPTVNDGTSIVIDSGGNVDCRPVHLVQFAIMGDAFAKSILGIPRPRIGILSNGEEESKGNELTRDTNNIMKYMDINYLGYVEGTDIYNGKADVIVCDGFVGNIALKVAEGIAESLNIFFKEKIKKTIKNKMGYLLLKDMFHELAKKTDYSEYGGAPLLGIDGICMICHGKSNEKAIKNAIIRAKQYAEKGLNESIKDTIKGHQSLNKTKEK; encoded by the coding sequence ATGGTGAAGATAGCGCTTGACTGTATGGGTGGTGATTTTGCACCTCAAGTAATCGTAAAGGGTGCAGAGCTGGCAGCAAGGGATAATATGGCAGAGCTTGTTCTTGTAGGGGACGAAGATGCTATAAAATCCTCCCTTGGCATCTCAAAGGGTATAGAGATTGTTCATACCACATCATCTGTAGAGATGTGTGAATCACCATCTACAGCCATTAGAAAAAAAAGGGACTCTTCTATGAATAAAGCCTTTGAACTGGTAAAGGCAAGATACGCAGATGCAGTGGTGACAGCAGGCAATTCAGGGGCAGCCATGGCATTTGCCATATTTACCCTTGGCAGACTACCATCTGTTGACAGACCGGCCATTGCAACCCTTCATCCCACTGTGAATGATGGCACATCTATAGTAATTGATTCAGGGGGAAACGTAGATTGCAGACCTGTCCACCTTGTCCAGTTTGCCATAATGGGAGATGCCTTTGCAAAATCCATCCTTGGAATACCAAGGCCAAGGATAGGAATATTGAGTAATGGTGAAGAAGAGTCCAAGGGTAATGAACTTACAAGAGACACAAATAACATAATGAAATACATGGATATAAATTATCTTGGCTACGTGGAAGGGACAGACATATACAATGGAAAGGCAGATGTCATTGTATGCGATGGCTTTGTGGGAAATATTGCCCTAAAGGTGGCAGAGGGTATAGCAGAATCTCTCAACATCTTTTTTAAGGAAAAGATAAAAAAAACCATAAAAAACAAAATGGGTTATCTGCTACTCAAGGATATGTTCCATGAACTGGCAAAAAAGACTGATTATTCTGAATATGGAGGTGCACCGCTGCTTGGTATAGATGGTATATGCATGATATGCCATGGAAAATCCAATGAAAAGGCGATAAAGAATGCCATCATAAGGGCAAAACAATATGCTGAAAAAGGGCTTAATGAGTCTATAAAGGATACAATAAAGGGCCATCAATCATTAAACAAAACAAAGGAGAAGTAA
- a CDS encoding acyl-CoA dehydrogenase family protein gives MDYFFTEEQKQIQQLARRIAEEKILPVRAELDEKEEFPWEIMKVCAETGLFGVSISEEYGGMGGGSLENCLVVEELSRACLGVSVSYAASLLGAYPIILGGSQEQKKKYLTQIAKGEKLAAFALTEANAGSDAQAIRTEAKKVGDEYILNGTKQWITNGGEAGIYTVIAMTDRTRGGRGATAFIVEKGQEGFLFGKKEKKLGIRASATRELIFQDCKVPKENVIGREGLGFILAMRTFDRTRPGIGAQAVGVAQGALDAAVNYAREREQFEKKIISFQAVQHMLADMATQLEAARALVYAVARFIDSNPKDTSKVSAMSKVFPSDMAMKVTIDAIQIFGGYGYMREYPVEKMMRDAKILQIYEGTNQIQRNVIAMELIKEAVAKKK, from the coding sequence ATGGATTACTTTTTCACTGAGGAACAGAAACAGATTCAACAGCTTGCAAGGAGGATTGCGGAAGAAAAGATACTGCCTGTAAGGGCAGAACTCGATGAAAAAGAAGAGTTTCCTTGGGAAATCATGAAGGTATGCGCTGAAACAGGGCTTTTTGGCGTAAGTATATCTGAGGAATATGGAGGTATGGGTGGCGGTTCATTGGAAAACTGCCTTGTAGTAGAGGAATTGAGCAGGGCATGTCTTGGTGTCTCGGTGAGCTACGCTGCAAGTCTACTTGGAGCATATCCTATAATCTTAGGTGGCTCTCAGGAGCAGAAAAAGAAGTATCTCACCCAGATAGCAAAAGGAGAAAAACTTGCAGCCTTTGCCCTTACAGAAGCCAATGCAGGCAGCGATGCCCAGGCAATCAGGACAGAGGCAAAAAAGGTAGGGGATGAATATATACTCAATGGGACAAAACAGTGGATAACCAATGGTGGCGAGGCTGGCATATACACTGTTATTGCCATGACAGATAGAACCAGGGGTGGCAGAGGCGCAACAGCATTTATAGTAGAAAAAGGTCAGGAAGGTTTTTTATTTGGAAAAAAGGAAAAGAAATTAGGAATTAGGGCTTCTGCCACCAGGGAACTTATATTTCAGGATTGCAAAGTCCCAAAGGAAAATGTTATAGGTAGAGAAGGTCTGGGTTTTATCCTCGCTATGAGGACCTTTGACAGGACAAGACCAGGTATAGGCGCCCAGGCAGTTGGAGTTGCCCAGGGTGCCCTCGATGCCGCAGTTAATTATGCCAGAGAAAGGGAGCAGTTTGAAAAAAAGATCATTAGCTTTCAGGCAGTGCAACACATGCTTGCAGATATGGCAACCCAGCTTGAGGCTGCTCGGGCACTCGTATATGCTGTGGCAAGATTTATCGATAGCAACCCTAAGGATACCTCAAAGGTATCTGCCATGAGTAAGGTCTTCCCCAGTGATATGGCCATGAAGGTGACAATAGATGCCATCCAGATCTTCGGGGGCTATGGTTACATGAGAGAGTATCCTGTGGAGAAGATGATGAGAGATGCAAAGATATTACAAATTTATGAAGGAACAAATCAGATTCAGAGGAATGTCATAGCCATGGAATTGATAAAAGAGGCTGTGGCAAAGAAAAAATAG